The proteins below are encoded in one region of Chitinophagales bacterium:
- the dut gene encoding dUTP diphosphatase, translating into MKVKVINHSPHALPAYETAGSAGLDLRAWLQEPVELKPLERKLIPTGLFIELPSGHEAQIRPRSGLAAKKGLTLLNTPGTIDSDYRGEIKVIMVNVSDATQIIENGERIAQMIIARYERIEWQLTTELEATDRGAGGFGHTGIK; encoded by the coding sequence ATGAAAGTAAAGGTCATCAATCATTCGCCCCATGCGCTGCCTGCCTATGAGACGGCGGGTTCCGCCGGACTTGACCTGCGGGCATGGCTGCAGGAACCCGTTGAGCTGAAGCCGCTGGAGCGCAAGTTGATTCCAACCGGTTTATTCATAGAACTTCCTTCCGGCCATGAGGCGCAAATCAGACCCAGGAGCGGACTGGCGGCAAAAAAGGGATTGACTTTATTAAATACGCCGGGCACCATCGATTCCGACTACCGTGGCGAAATCAAGGTCATCATGGTTAATGTTTCTGATGCCACGCAAATAATTGAAAACGGTGAACGGATCGCGCAGATGATCATCGCACGGTATGAACGGATAGAATGGCAGCTTACTACAGAACTGGAGGCCACTGACCGTGGCGCGGGAGGATTCGGGCATACTGGCATAAAATAA
- a CDS encoding DUF4292 domain-containing protein, translating to MIKIIPAAISCLLLFAGCETTSKITTAPVAATAKNSASKALLDSVRMHAFYFDWFTGKAKVEVLQGTDKTEFTASLRMRQDSAIWVSISPALGIEAARVLMTKDSVHIIDRINNEQYSTDYHIFNQYTSLPVTFSLIQDLITGAPLIIGEQEFVVAENDSAYILQWQNAMQSNRIAVDRNFRPVEQHITDSTMAGVNITQRQYDIPYTSPFSLWRKIEMIRPRQMEIILTFSKIRINEPVKLPFNGKD from the coding sequence ATGATTAAAATTATTCCAGCAGCAATTTCCTGCCTCCTGCTGTTTGCCGGCTGCGAAACAACATCAAAGATCACCACAGCGCCGGTTGCTGCAACGGCAAAAAACAGTGCATCCAAAGCCTTGCTGGACAGTGTGCGGATGCACGCGTTTTATTTTGATTGGTTTACCGGAAAGGCAAAGGTTGAGGTGCTGCAGGGAACCGACAAAACAGAGTTTACAGCCAGCCTGAGAATGCGGCAAGACAGTGCCATCTGGGTTTCCATCTCTCCTGCGCTTGGCATTGAAGCAGCACGTGTGTTAATGACGAAGGATTCGGTGCACATAATAGACCGTATCAACAATGAACAGTACAGTACGGACTATCATATTTTCAATCAGTACACCTCTTTGCCCGTCACTTTCTCGTTGATACAGGACCTGATTACAGGTGCTCCCCTGATAATCGGTGAACAGGAATTTGTTGTGGCAGAAAACGATTCGGCTTACATTCTTCAATGGCAAAATGCAATGCAATCGAACCGCATTGCGGTGGACCGGAATTTTCGCCCTGTTGAGCAACATATCACCGACAGTACAATGGCCGGTGTAAACATCACACAACGGCAGTATGATATACCATACACTTCACCATTTTCGTTGTGGAGAAAAATTGAAATGATCCGGCCCCGGCAGATGGAGATCATCCTTACCTTTAGCAAAATTAGAATCAACGAACCTGTTAAGCTGCCTTTTAACGGGAAAGATTAA
- a CDS encoding oligosaccharide flippase family protein yields the protein MHPLVKKLAQQTAIYGLSSILARFLNYALVPIQTRVFHPDQFGVVTQFFAYTGFLNIIFTYGMETAFFRFANHKDDQKQVYDTGLAAMIFSSCLFAAIIIIFRFPIAGMMQFSGHTEYVTMLALILALDALVTIPFARLRQENRPLKFATFKIISIGINVLLNIFFLLVCPWILRNSSWAAWHPFINMVYHPGIGVGYIFIANLVASGVTVLIMGQYFFIRHWHFQTKLLKEMLRYTWPLIIVGLAGMGNELLSRVLLTRRWNGSYDEAIHALGVFGACYKMSLLMTLFVQAYRMAAEPFFFGESKKLNPQLTYARTMNYFVIFCGFIFLLVVLFMDVLKKIFMGAEYFEGIRVVPVLLLASFFLGVYYNLTIWYKLTNKNFAGSLIAIGGLLITLLLNWWWIPRYGYYGSSWVTFICYGGMMVVSYFLGQKYYPVPYDVMRFFVYVGMAVAFYFLHLQLVPLLPASLAMLSYLLAFLILGAYIGLAYLFETGRWKVFKAIQ from the coding sequence TTGCATCCTTTAGTCAAGAAACTGGCACAGCAAACTGCCATCTATGGGCTTTCGAGCATCCTGGCCCGCTTTCTTAATTATGCATTGGTACCCATACAGACAAGGGTTTTTCATCCTGATCAGTTTGGCGTGGTTACTCAATTTTTCGCTTATACAGGGTTTCTCAATATCATCTTCACCTATGGCATGGAAACGGCTTTTTTCCGTTTTGCCAACCACAAAGATGATCAGAAGCAGGTGTATGACACAGGACTTGCCGCCATGATATTTTCCTCCTGCCTGTTTGCTGCCATCATCATCATATTCCGTTTTCCAATTGCCGGCATGATGCAGTTCAGCGGACATACCGAATATGTGACGATGTTGGCGCTGATACTTGCACTGGATGCGCTTGTCACCATTCCTTTCGCGCGGCTGCGGCAGGAGAACCGGCCTTTGAAGTTTGCCACATTCAAGATCATCAGCATCGGCATCAATGTGTTGCTGAACATTTTCTTTCTCCTTGTTTGTCCGTGGATACTGCGCAATTCATCCTGGGCAGCATGGCATCCGTTCATCAACATGGTTTATCATCCCGGCATTGGTGTAGGATACATCTTTATTGCTAACCTCGTGGCAAGCGGTGTAACGGTGCTGATTATGGGACAGTATTTTTTCATTCGTCACTGGCACTTTCAAACAAAGCTGCTGAAGGAGATGCTGCGCTACACATGGCCGCTTATTATTGTGGGTTTGGCCGGTATGGGTAATGAACTGCTGAGCCGCGTGCTGCTCACACGGCGGTGGAATGGAAGCTATGACGAAGCCATCCATGCATTGGGTGTATTTGGCGCCTGTTATAAGATGTCGCTGCTCATGACATTGTTTGTACAGGCTTATCGTATGGCGGCGGAGCCTTTCTTCTTCGGCGAATCGAAAAAGCTGAATCCGCAGCTTACCTATGCCCGAACGATGAACTATTTCGTGATTTTCTGCGGCTTCATCTTTTTACTCGTTGTACTTTTTATGGATGTGCTTAAAAAGATCTTCATGGGCGCGGAATATTTTGAAGGTATCCGCGTGGTGCCTGTGCTGTTGCTGGCCAGCTTTTTCCTCGGTGTTTATTATAATCTCACCATCTGGTACAAGCTCACAAATAAAAATTTCGCCGGTTCACTCATAGCCATTGGCGGGTTGCTGATCACACTCCTTCTTAACTGGTGGTGGATTCCGCGTTACGGGTATTATGGGTCGTCCTGGGTAACGTTTATCTGTTATGGCGGCATGATGGTGGTCTCCTATTTTCTCGGGCAGAAATATTACCCGGTTCCCTATGATGTGATGCGGTTTTTCGTTTATGTGGGAATGGCTGTCGCCTTTTATTTTCTCCACCTGCAGCTTGTACCGTTGCTGCCTGCTTCACTTGCCATGCTCAGCTACCTGCTTGCCTTTCTTATCCTGGGCGCTTACATCGGGTTGGCCTACCTTTTTGAAACGGGTCGGTGGAAGGTGTTTAAAGCCATTCAATAA
- a CDS encoding NTP transferase domain-containing protein, translating to MRVIVPMAGMGKRMRPHTLTTPKPLIPVAGKPIVQRLVEYLGEMCEDKIEHIAFVVGDFGKEAEKGLCKIADDLGAKCSIHHQAEPLGTAHAILCAKEHLKEHVIIAFADTLFYADFKVDEDADGVIWVQKVENPQQFGVVKLAPEGHISEFIEKSPVIVSNLAIIGIYYFRDGENLKHELQYLLDHDIKEKGEYQLTTAMEHMKNKGLKLFPGEVAQWLDCGNKDATVDTNKQVLEHEKNKRLIDKSALIENSTIIPPTYIGADVVIKNSVIGPHVSIGQKTVVENAVIRNSVIQSHSRIKNRILQNSMVGNHVSLNGRIDELSVGDYSTDN from the coding sequence ATGAGAGTAATTGTTCCAATGGCCGGAATGGGTAAAAGGATGCGGCCACATACACTTACCACCCCGAAGCCACTGATTCCGGTAGCGGGTAAACCGATTGTTCAGCGGCTCGTTGAATATCTGGGCGAAATGTGTGAAGACAAAATTGAACACATTGCTTTTGTGGTTGGAGATTTTGGCAAAGAGGCAGAGAAAGGATTGTGCAAAATTGCCGATGACCTCGGCGCCAAATGTTCCATCCATCACCAGGCAGAACCTTTGGGCACCGCTCATGCTATCCTATGCGCCAAAGAACACCTGAAGGAGCATGTCATCATTGCATTCGCCGACACCTTATTCTATGCTGATTTTAAAGTGGATGAAGATGCCGATGGCGTCATCTGGGTGCAAAAGGTGGAAAATCCGCAGCAATTTGGAGTGGTGAAGCTCGCCCCGGAAGGCCACATCTCCGAATTTATTGAGAAATCGCCGGTCATCGTCTCCAATCTTGCAATTATCGGGATATACTATTTCCGCGATGGTGAAAACCTGAAGCATGAGTTACAATATCTGCTCGATCATGATATTAAAGAGAAAGGCGAATACCAGCTTACTACTGCGATGGAGCACATGAAGAACAAGGGACTCAAATTGTTTCCCGGCGAAGTGGCTCAATGGCTTGATTGCGGCAACAAAGATGCCACCGTGGATACCAACAAGCAGGTGCTGGAACATGAAAAAAACAAACGGCTTATTGATAAATCAGCATTGATAGAAAACTCCACAATCATTCCTCCAACTTATATAGGCGCCGATGTAGTGATAAAAAATTCGGTGATTGGTCCGCATGTATCCATCGGACAAAAAACGGTCGTGGAAAATGCAGTCATCAGGAACTCAGTCATTCAGTCTCATTCCCGTATAAAAAACCGGATCCTGCAAAATTCCATGGTGGGCAATCATGTTTCACTCAATGGCAGGATAGATGAACTGAGTGTTGGCGATTATTCAACGGATAACTGA
- a CDS encoding peptidoglycan DD-metalloendopeptidase family protein, whose amino-acid sequence MVTTGYDEGTSARRQLHALSSVTVGFRFLCFARISLVFLLLFTTITATTAQTNKDDLEKKKEQLLKEIETMQQQLDQTKKSKNANLSQLAALKKQIKTREKLIGNYNSQISQIDRELTAKVRTVRALDRDLDTLRANYANMVYYAYKHRSAYDKLLFLFSAKDFNDAFIRLKYIKRYSAYRRMQAELIRTTQKDLAKKMSQLKVQRTAKKQVLTEQEDQKKKLAREKAEKDKLAKSFSSQEKQLKTALAKKKKEQEQLKKQIADLIRKEIEESKKKNGTASGKSSTGASLGLTPEAAALSASFASNQGKLPWPVSKGEITETFGEHEHAILENVMTKNNGVDIKTVPGADARAVFRGTVVSIISNPGYHKGVLIKHGEYYTVYSNLASVKVKANQEVETKQSIGTVFTNESGEATVHLEIWKGTTLLNPESWIIAK is encoded by the coding sequence ATGGTCACTACCGGTTATGATGAAGGGACAAGCGCGCGCCGGCAATTGCATGCCTTATCCTCTGTAACAGTTGGCTTCCGTTTTTTATGCTTTGCCAGGATTTCGCTGGTGTTTTTGTTGCTGTTTACAACAATAACAGCAACCACTGCGCAAACAAATAAAGACGACCTCGAAAAGAAGAAGGAACAATTGCTGAAGGAGATTGAAACAATGCAGCAGCAGCTGGATCAGACAAAAAAATCGAAGAATGCCAACCTCAGCCAGCTTGCAGCATTAAAAAAACAGATTAAGACACGTGAAAAACTTATCGGAAACTACAACAGCCAGATCAGCCAGATAGACCGGGAACTGACTGCAAAGGTGAGAACAGTAAGAGCACTCGACCGCGACCTTGATACCTTAAGAGCGAACTACGCCAACATGGTGTATTATGCCTATAAGCACCGGAGCGCGTACGACAAATTGTTGTTTCTTTTTTCAGCAAAAGATTTTAATGATGCATTTATCCGACTGAAGTATATTAAACGCTACAGTGCATACCGCCGCATGCAGGCAGAACTGATCCGTACCACGCAAAAAGACCTGGCGAAAAAAATGTCGCAGCTTAAAGTGCAGCGCACCGCTAAGAAACAGGTGCTTACCGAGCAGGAAGACCAGAAGAAAAAACTGGCCAGAGAAAAAGCAGAGAAAGATAAACTGGCGAAATCATTCAGCAGCCAGGAAAAACAACTGAAGACAGCCCTGGCGAAAAAGAAAAAGGAACAGGAGCAGTTGAAAAAGCAAATTGCCGATCTGATTCGGAAGGAGATCGAAGAATCGAAAAAGAAAAACGGCACGGCGTCCGGCAAGTCTTCCACGGGTGCATCACTGGGACTGACGCCGGAAGCGGCTGCCCTTTCAGCAAGCTTTGCATCCAATCAGGGCAAACTGCCATGGCCGGTTTCGAAAGGCGAAATAACGGAAACGTTTGGCGAACATGAACATGCCATACTTGAAAATGTGATGACGAAGAATAACGGTGTGGACATTAAGACCGTGCCTGGCGCAGACGCAAGAGCTGTTTTTAGAGGAACCGTTGTCAGCATTATCTCCAATCCGGGCTACCACAAAGGCGTGCTGATCAAGCATGGAGAATATTATACTGTTTACAGCAACCTCGCTTCCGTAAAGGTGAAAGCCAACCAGGAAGTGGAAACCAAGCAGTCCATCGGTACAGTTTTTACCAATGAAAGTGGTGAAGCCACTGTTCACCTGGAAATATGGAAGGGTACTACACTGCTGAATCCTGAGAGCTGGATCATCGCCAAATAA
- a CDS encoding tetratricopeptide repeat protein: MKLGNAIKLLLLIAGLQFLHACSAPKEGTATAPKDGAPDAKATVDEARLREAEAKLIEAKKMELLGDEQAAMGLYKECIRLDPGNDAAFYDAATILFRQKQYQEALAYVAQAVKLQPENSWYLDLYGTLLGGIGNYKEAVKVYQQMVQLDQDNTDAWFNWAFFLDQNRQTEEAINVFNKIEARFGVNEDISLEKEKMWLKLGKVDKAADELNNLIAAFPDEPRYYAMLVDLYMANKMEDKAFVVLQQMISIDPDNPRANLVMADYYRKKGEQQKSFDALERAFANPELQADVKISMLATFLPLMQTDTAAKSEALVLGKLLVSVHPGDPMAHALLGDILYQHDQVDEALDEYKQSLEIDNSRFMVWQQVMLLYDREQNRDSLLAVSNRAVELFPDQGMAYYFNGYANMQLKKYSDAIASLGKAAAMGSEDKQFIAQLYSFMGDAYFSLQNATASDSCYELALVFDPQNAYVLNNYSYYLSLRGMKLDEAKKMAERANNLAPNTAAYEDTYGWVLYKLGEYASAKEWIEKSLKNGSADDGTVLEHYGDVLFKLGDVDGAVQYWMKAKEKHVESETIDRKIAGRKMYD, from the coding sequence ATGAAACTTGGAAATGCGATTAAGTTACTGCTGCTGATTGCCGGATTACAATTCCTGCATGCCTGTTCTGCGCCCAAAGAGGGAACTGCAACAGCTCCTAAGGATGGAGCTCCTGATGCAAAAGCCACAGTTGATGAGGCGCGTTTGCGTGAAGCCGAAGCGAAGCTGATAGAAGCCAAAAAGATGGAACTGCTTGGTGATGAGCAGGCCGCCATGGGATTGTATAAAGAATGTATCCGTCTTGATCCCGGCAATGATGCTGCTTTTTATGATGCAGCTACCATTCTTTTCAGACAGAAGCAATACCAGGAAGCACTGGCTTATGTTGCGCAGGCCGTGAAGCTGCAGCCTGAAAACAGCTGGTACCTCGACCTCTATGGCACCTTGCTGGGTGGTATTGGCAATTACAAGGAAGCCGTGAAAGTCTATCAGCAAATGGTGCAGCTTGATCAGGATAACACGGATGCCTGGTTCAACTGGGCTTTTTTCCTCGATCAGAACCGGCAGACGGAAGAAGCCATCAATGTATTCAATAAGATTGAAGCACGCTTTGGTGTGAATGAAGATATTTCCCTGGAGAAGGAAAAAATGTGGCTTAAGCTGGGCAAGGTGGATAAGGCAGCGGATGAACTGAACAATCTGATTGCCGCCTTTCCTGATGAACCCAGGTATTATGCCATGTTGGTGGATCTCTATATGGCTAACAAGATGGAGGATAAAGCCTTTGTGGTGCTTCAGCAAATGATCAGCATTGATCCGGATAATCCGAGGGCCAACCTGGTGATGGCGGATTATTACCGGAAAAAAGGAGAGCAGCAAAAGTCATTTGACGCGCTGGAACGCGCTTTCGCCAATCCGGAACTACAGGCTGACGTGAAAATTTCCATGCTGGCAACATTCCTGCCGCTGATGCAAACAGACACTGCTGCGAAATCCGAAGCACTTGTGCTGGGCAAACTGCTGGTGAGTGTCCATCCCGGCGATCCGATGGCGCATGCATTATTGGGCGACATTCTCTATCAGCACGACCAGGTTGATGAGGCGCTTGATGAATACAAGCAATCATTAGAGATTGATAACAGCCGCTTCATGGTATGGCAACAGGTGATGCTTCTCTATGACCGCGAACAGAACAGGGATTCATTGCTGGCGGTGAGTAACCGGGCTGTTGAGCTCTTTCCTGATCAGGGCATGGCATATTATTTTAACGGATATGCGAATATGCAGTTGAAAAAATACAGCGATGCTATTGCATCACTGGGAAAAGCCGCCGCCATGGGTTCTGAAGACAAACAGTTTATTGCACAACTGTATTCTTTCATGGGTGATGCCTACTTCAGCCTGCAAAATGCTACTGCTTCGGATAGTTGCTATGAACTGGCCCTGGTTTTTGATCCGCAGAATGCTTATGTACTCAACAACTACAGTTATTATCTCTCTCTGCGGGGCATGAAGCTGGATGAAGCAAAAAAAATGGCGGAGCGCGCAAACAACCTCGCTCCGAATACGGCGGCATACGAAGACACCTATGGATGGGTGCTGTATAAACTCGGCGAATATGCCTCAGCAAAGGAATGGATAGAGAAATCGCTGAAGAACGGATCCGCTGATGATGGCACCGTGCTGGAACACTATGGTGATGTGCTTTTCAAACTCGGCGATGTGGATGGTGCCGTGCAATACTGGATGAAGGCGAAAGAGAAGCACGTGGAATCGGAAACAATTGACAGAAAGATTGCCGGCAGAAAAATGTATGATTAA
- a CDS encoding lycopene cyclase domain-containing protein, which produces MKGTYLLVNFLAVSVPFVFSFHPKIKFNRNFSAFFKANLIAAALFLVWDVIFTAKGVWSFNPDYTLGIEIYNLPIEEILFFLCIPFACTFSYHCAGIFWKIKWRNSTENIFVLLLSALLLVAGIVFREKAYTSVTCLVTAALLLSLKYYFKADWLAQFFLVYLFLLIPFFVVNGILTGTGLEEPVVLYNNSENLGIRLLTIPVEDTFYGMALIMLNVFLFERFRKN; this is translated from the coding sequence ATGAAAGGAACCTACCTGCTCGTCAATTTCTTAGCGGTATCAGTCCCCTTTGTTTTTTCGTTTCACCCAAAAATAAAATTCAACAGGAACTTCAGCGCTTTTTTTAAAGCTAACCTGATTGCTGCTGCATTGTTCCTGGTATGGGATGTCATTTTTACGGCCAAGGGGGTATGGAGCTTTAACCCAGATTATACACTTGGCATTGAGATATATAATCTGCCAATAGAAGAAATACTGTTTTTTCTGTGTATTCCCTTCGCCTGCACCTTTTCCTATCATTGCGCCGGTATATTTTGGAAGATAAAATGGCGCAATTCCACCGAAAATATTTTTGTGCTGCTGTTATCGGCATTGCTGCTTGTGGCGGGTATAGTTTTCCGGGAGAAAGCTTATACATCGGTCACCTGCCTTGTTACAGCTGCCTTGCTACTATCGTTGAAATATTATTTCAAAGCGGATTGGCTTGCACAGTTTTTTTTGGTTTACCTGTTTTTATTGATTCCATTTTTTGTTGTGAATGGAATACTCACCGGCACCGGTCTCGAAGAGCCGGTTGTATTGTACAATAATTCGGAAAACCTTGGCATTCGCCTGCTGACCATTCCCGTTGAAGACACGTTCTATGGAATGGCGTTGATTATGCTCAATGTTTTTCTGTTTGAGCGTTTCAGGAAAAATTAG
- a CDS encoding aldehyde dehydrogenase gives MFQIKNYINGQLVDPVSKKYLDNYHPAIGEVYAQVPDSEEADVELAVSAAVTAFDSWSNMPAEERCRIMLRIADMIDEKNDCLAEVESTDNGKPKKLAATLDIPRAASNFRFFATAVLQFPSESHHMENSAINYTLRRPIGVVGCISPWNLPLYLFTWKIAPALAAGNCVIAKPSEVTPMTGYELAKICMEAGLPAGVLNIVHGNGPNCGAAIVSHPGIKAISFTGSTRAGKEIASVAAPMFKKLSLELGGKNPNIIFADCDFDKMLRTTLLSSFSNQGEICLCGSRILIERPLYEKFKSAFVAATRALTVGDPLEAATQIGAIVSRQHFDKINYHINLAREEGGIVLCGGKVVNPEGRCKHGWFIEPTIIEGLPWHCRTNQEEIFGPVVTIMPFDTEAEALELANSTMYGLAASIWTENLTRAHRVAAQVQSGIIWINCWLHRDLRTPFGGMKNSGVGREGGNEAMRFFTEAKNVCVKL, from the coding sequence ATGTTCCAGATAAAAAATTACATCAATGGACAATTGGTGGATCCCGTTTCAAAAAAATACCTGGATAACTATCATCCTGCCATAGGTGAAGTGTATGCACAGGTGCCGGATTCGGAAGAAGCGGATGTGGAACTGGCAGTATCTGCCGCTGTAACTGCATTTGACAGCTGGAGCAACATGCCTGCTGAAGAGCGTTGCCGGATAATGCTCCGGATAGCGGATATGATTGACGAGAAGAATGATTGCCTGGCTGAGGTGGAATCCACAGACAATGGCAAGCCGAAGAAACTGGCTGCCACGCTGGATATTCCGCGTGCCGCATCCAACTTCCGTTTTTTTGCGACTGCCGTATTGCAGTTTCCCAGTGAATCGCATCACATGGAAAACAGCGCAATTAATTATACACTACGGCGACCGATCGGAGTAGTCGGATGTATTTCACCATGGAATTTGCCGCTCTATTTATTTACCTGGAAAATTGCTCCTGCCCTTGCCGCGGGCAATTGTGTGATCGCCAAGCCCAGCGAAGTAACACCGATGACGGGTTATGAGCTGGCGAAGATCTGCATGGAAGCAGGTTTGCCCGCAGGAGTGCTGAATATTGTGCATGGCAACGGGCCGAATTGCGGTGCCGCTATAGTCAGTCATCCGGGCATCAAAGCTATTTCGTTCACCGGCAGCACGAGAGCAGGAAAAGAGATTGCATCCGTTGCGGCGCCAATGTTCAAAAAACTTTCACTGGAACTGGGCGGCAAAAATCCTAATATCATCTTCGCGGATTGCGATTTTGATAAAATGTTACGCACCACCTTGCTGTCTTCTTTCAGCAACCAGGGTGAGATCTGCCTGTGTGGTTCCAGGATACTGATTGAAAGGCCGCTTTATGAAAAATTCAAATCTGCATTTGTGGCGGCAACGCGGGCGCTGACAGTGGGCGATCCGCTGGAGGCAGCAACACAGATCGGTGCCATTGTTTCCCGTCAGCATTTTGATAAGATCAACTATCATATCAACCTTGCAAGAGAAGAAGGTGGAATTGTTTTATGCGGCGGAAAAGTGGTGAACCCGGAAGGCCGTTGCAAGCATGGATGGTTTATTGAACCAACCATTATTGAAGGGTTGCCCTGGCATTGCCGGACCAACCAGGAAGAAATATTCGGCCCTGTTGTCACCATCATGCCCTTTGACACAGAAGCTGAAGCATTAGAACTCGCCAACAGCACCATGTACGGCCTGGCCGCAAGCATCTGGACGGAAAACCTCACGCGTGCACACCGCGTAGCGGCGCAGGTACAAAGCGGCATCATCTGGATCAACTGCTGGCTGCACCGTGATTTACGCACCCCTTTTGGCGGCATGAAAAATTCAGGAGTAGGACGCGAAGGCGGTAATGAAGCGATGCGCTTTTTTACGGAAGCCAAGAATGTGTGCGTGAAGCTATAG